One genomic window of Paeniglutamicibacter sp. Y32M11 includes the following:
- a CDS encoding Rieske (2Fe-2S) protein, whose protein sequence is MKQSITLLPTRRGILGASLVAGAAVTLVSCGSGEEAAKSPEATGNATDAIAVAKLPVSGTASVSIGGAGYLLYRPDETTVLAYTSVCTHQGCKVGTGSGTTFKCPCHGSEYSKLDGSVTQGPAPKALTRFAAVIQGDQVKIYL, encoded by the coding sequence ATGAAACAATCCATCACGCTGCTGCCCACCCGCAGAGGAATTTTAGGCGCCTCCCTCGTGGCCGGCGCGGCCGTCACGTTGGTGTCATGCGGTTCCGGAGAAGAGGCAGCAAAATCTCCCGAAGCCACGGGAAATGCTACCGATGCGATCGCCGTGGCGAAGTTGCCCGTGTCGGGTACCGCTTCGGTCAGCATCGGGGGTGCCGGCTACCTACTGTATCGCCCCGATGAGACCACGGTGCTGGCCTACACTTCGGTCTGCACCCATCAGGGCTGCAAGGTGGGCACAGGCAGCGGCACCACCTTCAAATGTCCCTGCCACGGCTCGGAATATTCAAAGCTCGACGGCTCGGTAACCCAGGGGCCAGCTCCCAAGGCACTGACTCGCTTTGCTGCCGTGATCCAGGGCGATCAGGTCAAGATCTACCTCTAG
- a CDS encoding DUF3000 domain-containing protein, whose translation MTTHGPIQAVPPAFLDALAAVRRASCRKEISLREIPAPARLAPYALALSADVYERTPRRGHGAEEAHGEELATGRFVLLHDPAGSALWDGTFRIVTYIRARMDAEMGNDAMLGSVAWTWLLDALNESGADYRQAGGTTTRVLSESYGILANRAETIDIELRASWTPGDQDISAHLQAWADMVCTFAGLPPLPSGVTALPHRRLS comes from the coding sequence GTGACAACCCATGGACCCATTCAAGCAGTGCCACCGGCCTTCCTTGACGCGCTGGCCGCGGTTCGCCGCGCCAGCTGCCGCAAGGAAATCTCATTGCGGGAAATCCCCGCCCCGGCACGCTTGGCACCCTACGCCTTGGCGCTGTCGGCAGATGTCTACGAGCGCACGCCGCGCCGGGGGCACGGCGCCGAGGAAGCGCATGGGGAGGAACTGGCCACCGGCCGCTTCGTCCTGCTCCACGATCCCGCCGGTTCGGCCCTCTGGGACGGCACCTTCCGCATCGTGACCTACATTCGAGCACGCATGGATGCCGAAATGGGCAACGATGCGATGCTCGGCTCGGTCGCCTGGACCTGGTTGCTTGATGCGCTCAACGAGTCGGGCGCCGACTACCGGCAGGCCGGTGGCACCACCACCCGCGTGCTCTCGGAGAGCTATGGCATCCTGGCCAACCGCGCGGAGACCATCGACATTGAATTACGCGCCTCCTGGACCCCCGGGGACCAAGACATCTCCGCTCACCTGCAGGCGTGGGCGGACATGGTCTGCACCTTTGCCGGGTTGCCCCCGCTACCCAGCGGTGTTACGGCTCTTCCCCACCGTCGCCTCTCCTAG
- a CDS encoding HRDC domain-containing protein, whose protein sequence is MTRTPHATNTSRTEDLESEPLLSSQTEEEPQPPAPEPILLDTPRDGVPEVITTAPGLARAARAIAAGTGPVSIDAERASGFRYGQRAFLVQLRREGSGSWLIDPVPFEDLAPIQEAIGEEIWILHAASQDLPCLRELGMSPTRLFDTELAGRIAGLPRVGLGPAVESLLGLRLAKEHSAADWSTRPLPEPWLRYAALDVEVLDQLRLELIKILESDGKLAYAEEEFEAVRTAPPAPARIDPWRRTSGLHQIRDRRTLAAVRSLWETREALAKTRDVAPGRLIPDSALVAAAKAKPKSVPALLKTPGFHGRSAGRDAPKWLHALQEAQVTEDLPPNQVPTNAPPPPRVWADKDPVAAARLQTAKERITRTAEALNIPTENMLTPDTLRRLCWSPPAQIDPDSVAAALVELGARSWQIELLCPVITVALLDPDELAKR, encoded by the coding sequence ATGACCCGTACCCCCCACGCCACGAACACCAGCCGCACCGAAGACCTCGAGTCCGAGCCCTTGTTGAGCTCGCAAACGGAGGAAGAACCGCAGCCGCCGGCCCCCGAGCCCATCCTGCTCGATACCCCGCGCGACGGAGTTCCCGAGGTCATCACCACCGCGCCCGGACTCGCCCGGGCGGCTCGAGCCATCGCCGCTGGCACCGGTCCGGTCTCCATCGACGCCGAGCGCGCCTCCGGCTTCCGCTACGGCCAGCGCGCCTTCCTGGTGCAGTTGCGCCGCGAGGGATCGGGTTCCTGGCTGATCGACCCCGTCCCCTTTGAGGATCTGGCCCCGATTCAGGAGGCCATCGGGGAGGAAATCTGGATTCTGCACGCCGCCTCGCAGGATCTGCCGTGCCTGCGCGAACTGGGCATGAGCCCCACCCGCCTCTTTGATACCGAGCTGGCCGGCCGCATTGCCGGATTGCCGCGCGTGGGCCTGGGTCCGGCCGTGGAATCCCTGCTGGGCCTGCGCCTGGCCAAGGAGCATTCGGCAGCCGACTGGTCAACCCGTCCGCTGCCCGAACCGTGGCTGCGCTACGCGGCGCTGGATGTTGAGGTGCTTGATCAATTGCGTCTGGAACTGATCAAGATCCTGGAATCCGACGGCAAGCTGGCCTATGCCGAAGAGGAATTTGAGGCCGTACGTACCGCCCCGCCGGCACCGGCGCGCATTGATCCCTGGCGTCGCACCTCCGGACTGCACCAGATTCGTGATCGTCGCACGTTGGCGGCGGTTCGTTCACTCTGGGAGACCCGTGAGGCCTTGGCCAAGACCCGCGATGTGGCTCCGGGCCGCTTGATTCCCGACTCCGCCCTGGTGGCGGCCGCCAAGGCCAAGCCCAAGAGCGTCCCGGCACTACTAAAGACCCCCGGCTTCCACGGCCGTTCCGCCGGGCGAGATGCGCCCAAGTGGCTCCACGCCCTGCAGGAAGCCCAAGTCACCGAGGATCTGCCGCCGAATCAGGTCCCGACCAACGCACCGCCACCACCGCGGGTCTGGGCGGATAAGGACCCGGTAGCCGCGGCGCGCTTGCAGACCGCCAAGGAGCGGATCACGCGCACCGCCGAGGCCCTGAATATCCCGACCGAGAACATGCTCACCCCCGATACGCTGCGTCGACTCTGCTGGAGCCCGCCGGCACAGATTGATCCGGACTCCGTGGCCGCCGCGTTGGTCGAACTCGGTGCCCGGTCGTGGCAGATTGAACTGCTCTGCCCGGTGATTACCGTGGCCTTGTTGGACCCCGACGAATTAGCCAAGCGCTAG
- a CDS encoding acetyl-CoA C-acyltransferase, with product MSPQSVNTRNPRPVRDVVFVDGVRTPFGKAGDKGIYHGTRADDLVVKCIRELMRRNPSLPAERIDEVAIAATTQTGDQGLTIGRTAALLAGLPQSVPGFAIDRMCAGAMTAVTSTAGSIAFGAYDVVIAGGVEHMGNHPMGAGADPNPRFLSERIVDPAALNMGNTAENLHDRFPAITKQRADAYAVASQTKLAAAYAAGNIQPDMVPVAAQRPGEGFKLHTTDEPPRPGTTLHSLAELRTPFRAHGRVTAGNAAGLNDGATAAVLASAQAAEELGLKVKMRLVSYAFAGVDPSVMGIGPVPATEKALAQAGLSIEDIGLFEINEAFAVQVLSFLDHYGIKDTDERVNRYGGAIAVGHPLASSGVRLMNQLARQFEQDPTVRYGLTTMCIGLGMGGTVVWENPHHADFGKDA from the coding sequence GTGAGCCCCCAGTCAGTGAACACTCGCAATCCGCGGCCTGTCCGCGACGTCGTCTTCGTCGACGGCGTCCGCACCCCCTTCGGCAAGGCCGGAGACAAGGGTATTTACCACGGCACCCGCGCCGATGACCTCGTGGTCAAATGCATCCGTGAACTGATGCGCCGCAACCCCTCGCTCCCCGCGGAGCGGATCGATGAGGTGGCGATCGCCGCCACCACACAGACCGGTGATCAGGGCCTGACCATCGGACGCACGGCAGCACTGCTGGCCGGTCTGCCGCAATCCGTCCCGGGCTTCGCCATCGATAGGATGTGCGCCGGCGCCATGACGGCCGTGACCTCCACCGCCGGTTCCATTGCCTTTGGGGCCTACGACGTGGTCATCGCCGGCGGTGTTGAGCACATGGGCAACCACCCGATGGGCGCCGGTGCCGACCCGAATCCGCGTTTCCTTTCCGAACGCATCGTTGATCCGGCGGCCCTGAACATGGGCAATACCGCCGAAAATCTGCACGATCGCTTCCCCGCCATCACCAAACAACGCGCCGACGCCTACGCGGTGGCCTCCCAAACCAAGCTGGCAGCCGCCTATGCGGCAGGGAATATCCAACCGGACATGGTCCCGGTGGCAGCCCAACGTCCCGGCGAGGGATTTAAGCTGCACACCACCGATGAGCCACCACGACCGGGCACCACACTTCACTCACTCGCCGAATTGCGCACTCCCTTCCGCGCTCACGGTCGAGTCACCGCCGGCAACGCGGCCGGCCTGAACGACGGCGCCACCGCGGCGGTACTGGCCAGCGCGCAGGCTGCCGAAGAACTGGGGCTGAAGGTCAAAATGCGCCTCGTCTCCTACGCCTTTGCCGGGGTTGATCCCTCGGTCATGGGCATCGGCCCGGTCCCCGCCACCGAAAAGGCACTGGCTCAGGCCGGACTGAGTATCGAGGACATCGGACTCTTTGAAATCAACGAGGCCTTCGCCGTGCAGGTACTCTCCTTCCTTGACCACTACGGGATCAAGGACACCGATGAGAGAGTGAACCGTTACGGCGGCGCCATCGCCGTGGGGCACCCGCTGGCCTCCTCGGGCGTCCGCCTAATGAACCAGCTGGCTCGCCAATTTGAGCAGGACCCCACCGTCCGCTACGGACTAACCACCATGTGCATCGGCTTGGGCATGGGCGGCACCGTGGTGTGGGAAAACCCGCACCACGCAGACTTCGGAAAGGATGCCTAA
- a CDS encoding SDR family oxidoreductase, whose product MGELHDVTILIAGATSAAGVAVARALCDAGATVLAAGSNADRLATALPFVHGRYEVDLTNHGAVSELHALIDTERGPIDGLLHLVGGWRGGKGLPGQIDDDYAYLHTQILGTLRNTSRVFRDDLVASACGRIAIVSATAVDAPSGSNANYSTAKAAAEAWMKSVAAELRMAQSGNKLAPVPQRAAAVRWVIKAFTDPATRAAHPDRSTAGFTDVSALGTAALELFTHDAAQLNGARIHLPVL is encoded by the coding sequence ATGGGCGAACTTCATGATGTGACGATACTGATTGCCGGAGCCACCTCCGCCGCCGGTGTCGCGGTGGCGCGAGCGCTCTGCGATGCCGGGGCCACGGTGCTGGCCGCGGGTTCGAACGCCGATCGGCTGGCAACGGCCCTGCCGTTTGTGCATGGGCGCTACGAGGTGGATCTGACCAACCATGGCGCGGTCTCCGAACTCCACGCATTGATCGACACCGAACGCGGGCCCATTGACGGACTCTTGCACCTGGTAGGCGGTTGGCGCGGCGGCAAGGGACTGCCCGGGCAAATCGACGATGACTATGCGTACCTGCACACCCAGATTCTTGGCACGCTGCGCAACACCTCCCGGGTCTTCCGCGACGACCTGGTGGCCTCGGCATGCGGACGCATTGCCATCGTCTCGGCCACGGCGGTGGATGCACCCAGCGGTTCGAACGCCAACTACTCCACGGCCAAGGCGGCAGCCGAGGCCTGGATGAAGTCGGTGGCTGCGGAGCTACGAATGGCCCAGTCCGGAAACAAGCTGGCACCGGTACCGCAGCGAGCGGCCGCGGTGCGCTGGGTCATCAAGGCGTTCACCGACCCCGCCACCCGCGCCGCACACCCGGATCGTTCCACCGCCGGATTCACCGATGTTTCGGCACTGGGCACCGCGGCGCTTGAGCTTTTCACGCACGACGCCGCGCAGCTCAACGGCGCGCGCATCCACTTGCCGGTGCTCTGA
- a CDS encoding 3-hydroxyacyl-CoA dehydrogenase NAD-binding domain-containing protein yields MSSSTKENFASLAAMVPDEIITHSLIEDVQLPSGATIALLTLDNGFDHSKPTTLGPNTLLELHAKLTEQKKRAAAGEIQALALTGKPHYLVAGADLNGVKSLASPQNGAAMASLGHSAYDLLADLGVPTFALINGVALGGGLEIALACTYRTVSSGANGIGLPEAFIGLVPGWGGVYRLPRLIGPEAAMTVMIENPLNNNRSLNGVTAAKLGIADTLFESADFLEQSLLWADAVLTGEITVQRPNAVEPNGNPEITARWAAAAAKARAFVESKTSNAAPAPAKVLDVFEAGASITQTESAALEIAALTELMQTHAFHNTVYAFLDLVQKRSKRPAGAPDKKLARPVSKVGVVGAGLMAGQLALIFAKSLKVPVVITDVDAARVEKGLDYIHGEINKQLAKGRISPDAANRTKALVTGSVSKAAFADADFVIEAVFEELSVKKQVFAEVEAVVSADCILATNTSSLSVTEMGRDLAHPERLVGFHFFNPVAQMPLLEIVRAEKTNDVALATAFALGAALRKTSVLVKDNAAFVVNRILLRLMGEIAKAFDDGTDAATADGALRPMGLPMSPFTLLAMVGIPVANHVSESLHAAFGERFHVSSNQQTLIKNSITSLWVPAADGTVEIPASTLELLEFGNTPSTAEELLVRTQDALAQEIGLMLNEGVVAGPEDIDLCMIMGAGWPMHLGGITPYLDQVGASVRANGKTFHQG; encoded by the coding sequence ATGAGCTCCAGCACCAAAGAAAACTTCGCTTCCCTGGCCGCGATGGTCCCGGACGAGATCATCACGCACTCGCTGATCGAGGATGTGCAACTACCCAGCGGTGCCACGATCGCGCTGCTGACCCTCGATAACGGTTTTGACCATTCCAAGCCCACCACGCTGGGCCCGAATACCCTGCTGGAACTGCACGCGAAACTTACCGAGCAAAAAAAGCGCGCGGCAGCAGGGGAAATCCAGGCACTGGCGCTCACCGGTAAACCCCACTACCTGGTCGCCGGCGCGGATTTGAATGGCGTCAAATCCCTGGCCTCACCGCAAAACGGTGCCGCCATGGCTTCTCTAGGTCACAGTGCCTACGATCTGTTGGCCGACCTCGGGGTCCCCACCTTCGCCCTCATCAATGGTGTGGCCCTCGGCGGTGGCCTGGAAATTGCTCTGGCCTGCACCTACCGCACCGTCTCCAGTGGAGCCAACGGCATCGGCCTGCCCGAGGCCTTCATCGGGTTGGTCCCGGGCTGGGGCGGAGTCTACCGACTGCCGCGCCTGATCGGACCCGAGGCAGCCATGACGGTCATGATCGAAAACCCGCTGAACAATAACCGCTCGCTTAACGGTGTAACTGCCGCCAAGCTGGGCATCGCCGACACATTGTTTGAATCCGCAGATTTCCTGGAGCAATCACTGCTCTGGGCAGATGCTGTACTCACCGGCGAGATAACGGTGCAGCGCCCCAACGCCGTGGAACCCAACGGCAACCCGGAGATCACCGCGCGTTGGGCCGCGGCCGCGGCCAAGGCGCGAGCCTTCGTGGAGTCCAAGACTTCCAATGCCGCACCGGCGCCAGCCAAGGTGCTCGATGTCTTCGAAGCCGGGGCATCCATCACCCAGACGGAATCTGCGGCACTGGAAATCGCCGCCCTGACCGAATTGATGCAGACCCACGCGTTCCATAACACCGTCTACGCCTTCCTGGACCTGGTCCAGAAGCGCTCCAAGCGCCCGGCCGGAGCACCGGATAAGAAGTTGGCTCGTCCCGTGAGCAAGGTGGGTGTTGTTGGTGCCGGGCTGATGGCCGGGCAGCTGGCGCTGATTTTCGCCAAGAGTCTGAAGGTGCCGGTGGTCATCACCGACGTTGACGCGGCCCGCGTAGAGAAGGGCCTTGACTACATTCATGGCGAGATCAACAAGCAGTTGGCCAAGGGGCGAATTTCCCCGGACGCCGCCAACCGCACCAAGGCCCTGGTGACAGGTTCGGTATCCAAGGCAGCCTTTGCCGATGCCGATTTTGTCATCGAGGCAGTTTTTGAGGAGTTGTCGGTCAAGAAGCAGGTATTTGCCGAGGTCGAGGCTGTTGTCTCCGCCGACTGCATCCTGGCAACCAATACTTCTTCCCTCTCGGTCACCGAGATGGGTCGCGATTTGGCCCACCCCGAGCGGTTGGTGGGCTTCCACTTCTTCAACCCGGTGGCCCAGATGCCACTGTTGGAGATTGTCCGTGCCGAAAAAACCAATGATGTGGCCCTGGCAACGGCCTTCGCGTTGGGCGCGGCACTTCGTAAAACCAGTGTTTTGGTTAAGGACAATGCGGCATTTGTGGTCAATCGCATCCTGCTGCGCCTGATGGGTGAGATTGCCAAGGCCTTTGATGATGGCACCGACGCCGCGACGGCCGATGGAGCCCTGCGCCCCATGGGTTTGCCGATGAGTCCGTTCACGTTATTGGCCATGGTCGGAATTCCGGTGGCCAACCACGTCTCGGAGTCGCTGCATGCTGCTTTCGGCGAGCGCTTCCACGTCTCGTCGAACCAGCAGACGCTGATCAAGAACTCCATCACCTCACTCTGGGTCCCGGCCGCCGACGGGACGGTAGAAATCCCCGCCTCGACACTGGAGCTGCTGGAGTTCGGCAACACGCCGAGTACGGCGGAGGAACTATTGGTTCGTACGCAGGATGCCTTGGCCCAAGAAATTGGGTTGATGCTCAACGAGGGCGTGGTTGCTGGTCCGGAGGACATCGATTTGTGCATGATCATGGGGGCAGGATGGCCCATGCATCTGGGCGGCATTACTCCGTACCTTGATCAGGTCGGTGCCTCGGTTCGGGCCAACGGAAAAACGTTCCACCAGGGCTAA
- the msrB gene encoding peptide-methionine (R)-S-oxide reductase MsrB, producing the protein MSENQTPESEPTSSSSNVTKTNEQWRSEMTADEFRVMRQAGTEAPFSGEYWDTTTAGVYECRACGEELFTSNAKFDAGCGWPSFFAPLAEDRVRYIRDSSMGMVRVEVRCASCDSHLGHVFEGEGFNTPTDQRFCMNSVSLRLKNV; encoded by the coding sequence GTGAGCGAAAACCAGACCCCCGAATCAGAACCCACCTCAAGTTCGTCGAACGTTACCAAAACCAATGAGCAGTGGCGCAGCGAAATGACCGCCGATGAGTTTCGGGTAATGCGCCAGGCCGGAACCGAGGCTCCCTTCAGTGGCGAGTATTGGGACACCACCACAGCGGGTGTCTACGAGTGCCGAGCCTGCGGCGAGGAACTCTTCACGTCCAACGCCAAGTTTGATGCCGGCTGCGGTTGGCCCTCATTCTTTGCACCGTTGGCAGAGGACCGGGTGAGGTACATCCGCGATTCTTCGATGGGCATGGTCCGTGTTGAGGTGCGTTGCGCCTCCTGCGATTCACATCTTGGTCACGTCTTCGAAGGCGAAGGATTTAATACGCCGACCGACCAGCGTTTCTGCATGAATTCGGTCTCGCTGAGGCTCAAGAACGTCTGA
- a CDS encoding DUF6421 family protein yields the protein MSHATLPKPLSNSELIVAESWLTLKAAATTFQGLQGHDGSVPEEANKSHATELLTVIADSIRDLAPHFEHDAAYLTALVSDLEAWSASGFGVPDFLDSLLAFTPQLARIDGLRHLVLFPMYTQNGSTDRLLEAVLIEVIWPDFIGSLEAGEYSNKLFVPLRFLDFTPGYDTNSAVLFPESVAIRETPSFTWGAIFQDREAARFRRVLKEASHITNLELPADAAAMLTDQSLTEETFVMWDLIHDRTHMRGDLPFDPFMIKQRMPFFLYSLEELRCDLTAFRESVKISRDEAHDPVTRHHAKLVQYAVIFDRIFRFAITGTRTRNYDAVGGQLLFAWMHQHHVLHWTDTKLSIDWDQVPEVVCALGDSIDELYWRSIDRPKISHWLAAYELVSTTLTPHPASTWAKGPDALPLNAPLREMTDQVMDDEFPLSMFYEALSKKMRPIIESTVGITGTSSI from the coding sequence ATGTCACACGCAACTCTTCCCAAGCCACTCTCCAATTCAGAGCTCATCGTCGCCGAATCTTGGCTGACACTGAAGGCGGCAGCAACCACGTTCCAGGGACTCCAGGGACACGACGGCTCGGTACCCGAAGAAGCCAACAAATCTCACGCCACGGAACTGCTGACCGTGATTGCCGATTCGATCCGAGATTTAGCTCCTCACTTTGAGCACGACGCGGCCTACCTCACCGCCCTGGTGAGCGATCTTGAGGCCTGGTCGGCCTCCGGATTCGGTGTCCCGGACTTCTTAGACTCGCTGCTGGCCTTTACCCCTCAGCTCGCACGCATTGACGGACTGCGTCACCTGGTGCTTTTCCCGATGTACACGCAGAACGGTTCCACCGACCGCTTGCTCGAGGCGGTCCTCATCGAGGTCATTTGGCCCGATTTCATCGGTTCTTTGGAAGCCGGGGAGTACAGCAACAAGCTTTTTGTTCCGCTGCGTTTCCTGGATTTCACTCCCGGCTATGACACCAATTCGGCGGTGCTTTTCCCCGAGTCCGTGGCCATCCGTGAAACTCCGTCCTTCACCTGGGGTGCCATCTTCCAGGATCGCGAGGCCGCGCGCTTCCGCCGCGTCCTGAAGGAAGCATCACACATCACCAACCTCGAACTCCCCGCCGATGCTGCTGCCATGCTCACCGATCAGTCACTGACCGAAGAGACCTTCGTGATGTGGGACCTGATCCACGACCGGACGCACATGCGTGGCGATCTGCCCTTTGACCCGTTCATGATCAAGCAGCGTATGCCCTTCTTCCTGTACTCGCTCGAGGAACTGCGCTGCGATCTCACGGCCTTCCGCGAATCGGTCAAAATCTCCCGTGACGAGGCGCACGATCCCGTCACCCGCCACCACGCCAAGCTCGTCCAGTATGCGGTCATCTTCGACAGGATTTTCCGCTTCGCCATTACCGGTACGCGTACCCGCAACTATGACGCCGTGGGTGGACAGCTGCTCTTCGCCTGGATGCACCAGCACCACGTGCTGCACTGGACGGACACCAAGCTGAGCATCGACTGGGATCAGGTCCCGGAGGTCGTGTGCGCCCTCGGGGACTCCATCGACGAGCTCTACTGGCGCTCCATTGATCGCCCGAAGATCTCTCACTGGTTGGCAGCCTACGAGCTGGTCTCCACCACCCTGACCCCGCACCCCGCCTCCACCTGGGCCAAGGGCCCGGACGCCCTGCCGCTGAACGCCCCCCTACGTGAAATGACCGACCAGGTGATGGATGACGAATTCCCGCTCTCGATGTTCTACGAGGCACTGAGCAAGAAGATGCGCCCGATCATCGAGTCCACCGTGGGTATTACCGGCACCTCCAGCATCTAA
- a CDS encoding S9 family peptidase, whose product MKQKLSPNSPRARSAGKHLSWVLLGVGAGAAAGSVFAGSVSALGAYFARRVVTPDAVPHQDVEILALVATDAGHDVIVSADKESSAPGRYSLLFSADTGHARLGEPKGYRPGDGTVTRPVEKVYFGDLSTAVRGRLSGIVYDSPTDVGAEYDEVNIPILGGMAPAWFVPGERNADTWAICVHGRGANRKEGLRALPLLRRLGLSALLVSYRNDGVAPAAVDGRYGLGATEWPDIEAAIDYAINAGAKEIVLFGWSMGGAIALQVADKSTHALKIGALVLDGPVINWIDVLSHQAKLNRIPEAVGRLGQWLLAHRAGRWMTGLAAPLDLKILNWVERHDQLRMPTLILHSEDDDFVPIGPSEQLAELNPQLVGLSRFTRAGHTREWNVDPQRWESEVESFLHGVLNAPRPGD is encoded by the coding sequence ATGAAGCAAAAACTCTCTCCTAATTCCCCACGCGCCCGCTCGGCGGGCAAGCACCTGAGTTGGGTGCTTCTTGGAGTTGGAGCCGGGGCCGCGGCCGGATCGGTCTTTGCCGGCAGCGTTTCTGCCCTCGGAGCGTATTTCGCCCGCAGGGTTGTCACGCCCGATGCCGTCCCGCACCAGGACGTAGAAATCCTGGCCCTGGTAGCCACCGACGCCGGACACGACGTGATCGTATCGGCAGACAAGGAATCCTCGGCACCGGGCCGCTACTCGCTGCTCTTTTCCGCCGACACCGGCCACGCGAGGCTGGGAGAACCCAAGGGATATCGACCGGGGGACGGCACCGTCACTCGACCGGTCGAAAAGGTGTACTTCGGGGACCTGTCGACCGCGGTGCGGGGCAGGCTATCTGGCATCGTCTACGATTCTCCGACCGATGTGGGCGCGGAATACGACGAGGTCAACATCCCCATACTCGGTGGCATGGCTCCGGCCTGGTTTGTTCCGGGGGAGCGCAACGCGGATACCTGGGCCATTTGTGTGCACGGCCGCGGAGCCAATCGCAAGGAGGGGCTGCGGGCCCTACCACTCTTGCGCCGCTTGGGGCTGAGCGCCCTGCTCGTCTCCTACCGCAATGATGGGGTGGCACCGGCAGCGGTGGACGGCCGGTATGGGCTCGGCGCCACGGAATGGCCAGACATTGAGGCGGCCATTGACTATGCGATTAATGCCGGAGCCAAGGAGATCGTGCTTTTCGGCTGGTCCATGGGTGGCGCCATCGCGCTGCAGGTGGCCGACAAATCAACACACGCGCTCAAGATCGGCGCACTGGTACTTGATGGACCGGTGATCAACTGGATCGATGTGCTCTCCCACCAAGCGAAACTTAACCGCATCCCCGAGGCCGTGGGCAGGTTGGGGCAGTGGCTCCTGGCCCATAGGGCCGGACGCTGGATGACGGGGCTGGCGGCGCCACTGGACCTGAAGATCCTGAACTGGGTGGAGCGTCACGACCAGTTGCGGATGCCCACCCTGATTCTACACAGCGAGGACGATGACTTCGTCCCCATCGGCCCCTCCGAACAACTTGCCGAACTCAACCCCCAGCTGGTGGGGCTCTCGCGCTTCACCAGGGCGGGACACACTCGCGAATGGAATGTTGACCCGCAGCGTTGGGAATCAGAAGTGGAATCATTCCTGCATGGGGTGCTGAATGCACCGCGGCCCGGGGACTGA
- a CDS encoding low specificity L-threonine aldolase, with protein MTVTSINHDTSVRGFASDNYSGIHPEVLAAITSANGGHQVAYGEDEYTAELGRVIAGHFGETATIFPVFNGTGANVTALQSLLPRWGAVICAQSAHINVDENGAPERIGGMKLLSVPTTDGKLTVEAINKEAWGWGDEHRAQPLAVSLTQSTELGTLYTLEELRAITEHAHSLGMRVHMDGARISNAAAALGVGLGEMTTGTGIDILSLGGTKNGIMFGEGIVTLTPGPAESIKYLRKMNMQLASKMRFISAQLLALYGTDLWLDSAAHANAMAARLSAGVQATDGVELLYPTQSNGVFATLPNNVADALRERFRFYDWDRAANQVRWMCSFDTTETDVDAFLAALREELGRN; from the coding sequence ATGACAGTGACTTCCATCAACCACGACACCTCCGTGCGCGGATTCGCCTCCGATAACTACTCCGGAATCCACCCGGAAGTGTTGGCCGCGATCACCAGTGCCAACGGTGGACACCAGGTTGCCTACGGCGAGGATGAGTACACCGCCGAGCTCGGCCGCGTGATCGCCGGACATTTTGGCGAAACCGCCACCATCTTCCCGGTCTTTAACGGCACCGGCGCCAACGTCACTGCCCTGCAGTCGCTGCTGCCCCGCTGGGGCGCGGTCATCTGCGCGCAAAGCGCGCACATCAACGTCGATGAGAACGGTGCACCGGAGCGCATTGGGGGCATGAAGCTGCTCTCGGTTCCCACCACCGATGGCAAGCTCACGGTTGAGGCCATCAACAAGGAGGCCTGGGGCTGGGGCGACGAGCACCGCGCTCAGCCGTTGGCCGTCTCCCTGACGCAGTCCACCGAACTGGGTACCCTGTACACCCTGGAAGAGCTGCGCGCCATCACCGAGCACGCCCACTCCCTGGGCATGCGCGTCCACATGGACGGCGCTCGGATCTCCAATGCCGCCGCCGCCCTGGGTGTGGGGCTGGGCGAGATGACCACCGGCACCGGCATCGACATCCTGTCTCTCGGGGGCACCAAAAACGGCATCATGTTTGGTGAAGGAATCGTCACGCTCACCCCGGGCCCGGCCGAGTCCATCAAGTACCTGCGCAAAATGAACATGCAGTTGGCCTCCAAGATGCGCTTCATCTCCGCCCAGCTATTGGCGCTCTACGGCACCGACCTGTGGCTGGATTCGGCGGCGCACGCCAATGCCATGGCGGCCCGGCTCTCGGCCGGGGTGCAGGCAACCGATGGTGTTGAGTTGCTCTACCCCACGCAGTCCAACGGCGTCTTTGCCACGCTGCCCAACAACGTGGCAGATGCCCTGCGTGAGCGCTTCCGCTTCTACGACTGGGACCGGGCGGCAAATCAGGTCCGTTGGATGTGCTCCTTTGATACCACCGAGACCGACGTTGATGCCTTCCTCGCCGCACTGCGTGAAGAACTGGGCAGAAACTAG